A region from the Cryptosporangium arvum DSM 44712 genome encodes:
- a CDS encoding Hsp70 family protein yields MRGYSGPDLAIDFGSTHTVAALRGRDGRAQPLMFDGSFLLPSAVLVGSAGRVSVGRDAERAARLEPSRFEPNPKRRVDDGTVLLGSQQVPVARLVAGVLRRVADEAARVAGGLPARIVLSHPAQWGARRRQLLVDAGAEAGLPAVSLVAEPVAAARYFTGVLGRSVPEGAALLVYDFGGGTFDTAVLQAAGAGWRVLASDGLPDVGGLDLDAAIVEHLGTTVGARSPDVWARLMHPADDAARRRNRMLWEDVRAAKEQLSRTSVATLLIPMLDLDVHVTRPEFEQLARPYLERTADVTAGALQRAGVRADQLAGVFLVGGSSRVPLVGTILHHRIGVAPTVIEQPELVVAMGSLDEPPAAVPPTAVPPTAGPPQAGPSPAGSPLPTPPDQESAPEPPRGLAERRRGIAAAAGLLALAVVAGIAAWINWPRGGSDPTDLASASPGAGHQEVAVDKTAWYGPLKITLGRLTYDQNRLTLETTVRNEGADPFSPDVTMTFTLDGVQTALDPTTFDPVAGGRTTRISYTARSVNVDASIADGLVTIGRGDEARATVPAGDKGELVAHEPRSVLPRPVKLALRDLVVTVRSCHLRGGFFDYNGQADAGYQALTCVVDAQYTGSAGAGHYFGTDNLVLAEPGGTETGSTTSVNEALYGPEVHRNVTPGFLVASPATGRYRLRLVDVHAGETRTPAMTRDLDLPL; encoded by the coding sequence GTGCGCGGGTACTCCGGACCTGACCTGGCCATCGACTTCGGTTCGACCCACACCGTCGCGGCCCTGCGCGGACGGGACGGGCGGGCTCAGCCGCTGATGTTCGACGGCAGCTTCCTGCTGCCGTCCGCGGTGCTGGTCGGATCGGCCGGCCGGGTGAGCGTCGGGCGCGACGCGGAACGGGCAGCGCGGCTCGAACCGTCGCGTTTCGAGCCGAACCCGAAGCGCCGGGTGGACGACGGAACCGTGCTGCTGGGATCGCAGCAGGTGCCGGTGGCGCGTCTCGTCGCGGGGGTGCTGCGCCGGGTCGCCGACGAGGCCGCCCGGGTCGCGGGTGGCCTGCCGGCCCGGATCGTGCTGAGCCACCCGGCCCAGTGGGGTGCCCGGCGTCGTCAGCTGCTGGTGGACGCCGGGGCGGAGGCCGGGCTGCCCGCGGTGTCGCTGGTGGCCGAACCGGTCGCGGCGGCCCGCTACTTCACCGGCGTGCTGGGGCGCTCGGTGCCGGAAGGGGCCGCGTTACTGGTGTACGACTTCGGCGGCGGCACGTTCGACACCGCGGTGCTGCAGGCGGCCGGTGCGGGCTGGCGGGTGCTCGCGTCCGACGGTCTGCCCGACGTGGGCGGGCTGGATCTCGACGCGGCGATCGTCGAGCACCTGGGGACGACGGTCGGGGCCCGGTCGCCGGACGTCTGGGCCCGGCTGATGCACCCCGCCGACGACGCCGCCCGCCGCCGGAACCGGATGCTCTGGGAGGACGTGCGTGCGGCGAAGGAGCAGCTGTCGCGGACGTCGGTCGCGACCCTGCTGATCCCGATGCTCGATCTGGACGTGCACGTGACGCGGCCGGAGTTCGAGCAGCTGGCCCGGCCGTACCTGGAGCGGACGGCGGACGTCACCGCGGGTGCGTTGCAGCGCGCCGGGGTGCGTGCCGACCAGCTCGCCGGGGTGTTCCTGGTCGGGGGATCCAGCCGGGTGCCGCTGGTCGGCACGATCCTCCACCACCGCATCGGGGTGGCCCCCACCGTCATCGAGCAGCCCGAACTGGTGGTGGCAATGGGCAGCCTCGACGAGCCACCGGCCGCCGTTCCCCCGACCGCCGTTCCCCCGACCGCCGGGCCACCACAAGCCGGGCCATCGCCGGCCGGGTCACCTCTGCCGACGCCGCCGGACCAGGAGTCCGCCCCGGAACCGCCCCGGGGCCTGGCGGAGCGAAGACGGGGAATCGCCGCCGCGGCGGGACTGCTCGCGCTCGCGGTCGTGGCCGGAATCGCGGCCTGGATCAACTGGCCCCGGGGCGGATCGGACCCCACCGACCTCGCGTCGGCCTCCCCCGGCGCCGGACACCAGGAGGTCGCCGTCGACAAGACCGCCTGGTACGGCCCGCTGAAGATCACCCTCGGCCGGCTCACCTACGACCAGAACCGGCTCACCCTCGAGACCACGGTCCGGAACGAAGGCGCGGACCCGTTCAGCCCCGACGTCACGATGACGTTCACGCTCGACGGCGTCCAGACCGCCCTCGACCCGACGACCTTCGACCCGGTCGCGGGCGGACGCACGACACGCATCAGCTACACGGCCCGCTCGGTGAACGTCGACGCGAGCATCGCCGACGGCCTCGTCACGATCGGCCGCGGCGACGAGGCCAGGGCCACCGTTCCCGCGGGCGACAAGGGCGAACTCGTCGCCCACGAGCCACGTAGCGTCCTGCCGAGGCCGGTGAAGCTGGCCCTGCGCGACCTGGTCGTCACGGTGCGCTCGTGCCACCTCCGGGGCGGTTTCTTCGACTACAACGGCCAGGCCGACGCCGGCTACCAGGCCCTGACCTGCGTCGTGGACGCCCAGTACACCGGTAGCGCGGGCGCGGGCCACTACTTCGGCACCGACAACCTCGTGCTCGCCGAGCCCGGCGGCACCGAGACCGGTTCGACGACCTCGGTCAACGAGGCGCTCTACGGCCCGGAGGTCCACCGCAACGTCACGCCGGGCTTCCTGGTCGCCTCCCCCGCGACGGGCCGTTACCGGCTCCGGCTGGTCGACGTCCACGCCGGCGAGACCCGCACCCCCGCGATGACGAGGGACCTCGACCTGCCGCTGTGA
- the metF gene encoding methylenetetrahydrofolate reductase [NAD(P)H] produces MATGVSVRRTSVGDLVRNEAPTFSFEFFPPKTDAGERQLWQAIRELEALQPSFVSITYGAGGSSRDRTVSITERIASETTLLPMAHLTAVDHSVSELRNVIGHYAAAGVHDVLVLRGDPPGDPQAEWVAHPSGYEYASDLVRLVRDSGEFCVGVAAFPEKHPRSPDFESDVRFFVDKCRAGADFAITQFFFNWEDWARLRDAVEAAGCDVPIVPGVMPVTNVSQIERMAVLSGAEFPADLAARLRAVADDPLAVRAIGVEVATELSVKLLAEGAPGIHFITLNRSASTREVWANLAPASVAVR; encoded by the coding sequence ATGGCAACCGGTGTCTCCGTTCGGCGGACGTCCGTGGGTGACCTCGTCCGGAACGAGGCGCCGACGTTCTCGTTCGAGTTCTTCCCGCCCAAGACCGACGCCGGGGAGCGGCAGCTCTGGCAGGCGATCCGCGAGCTCGAGGCGTTGCAGCCCTCGTTCGTGTCGATCACCTACGGGGCTGGTGGGTCCAGCCGCGACCGCACGGTCTCGATCACCGAGCGGATCGCGTCGGAGACGACGCTACTGCCGATGGCGCACCTCACCGCGGTGGACCACTCCGTGTCCGAGCTGCGCAACGTGATCGGGCACTACGCCGCGGCCGGCGTGCACGACGTGCTGGTGCTGCGCGGCGACCCGCCGGGTGACCCGCAGGCGGAGTGGGTGGCGCACCCCTCGGGCTACGAGTACGCCAGCGACCTGGTGCGGCTGGTGCGTGACTCCGGCGAGTTCTGCGTCGGGGTGGCCGCGTTCCCGGAGAAGCACCCGCGGTCGCCGGACTTCGAGTCCGACGTGCGGTTCTTCGTGGACAAGTGCCGTGCGGGCGCGGACTTCGCGATCACGCAGTTCTTCTTCAACTGGGAGGACTGGGCGCGGCTGCGCGACGCGGTGGAGGCCGCCGGGTGCGACGTGCCGATCGTGCCGGGCGTGATGCCGGTGACGAACGTGTCGCAGATCGAGCGGATGGCCGTGCTGTCCGGGGCGGAGTTCCCGGCCGACCTCGCCGCGCGGCTGCGTGCGGTCGCCGACGACCCGCTGGCCGTGCGGGCGATCGGCGTCGAGGTGGCGACCGAGCTGTCGGTGAAGCTGCTCGCCGAAGGCGCGCCCGGCATCCACTTCATCACGCTCAACCGGTCGGCCTCGACCCGTGAGGTGTGGGCGAACCTGGCCCCGGCCTCGGTCGCCGTCCGCTAG
- a CDS encoding phytoene desaturase family protein — translation MADVVVVGAGVGGLAAAARLAVGGHRVTVCERADEVGGKLGLLTRDGFRFDTGPSLVTMPQVFADFFRETGDPLESVLDLEPLDPIAHYRFGDGTELRSCADPYEFRRRIDDAFGGGAGRDWAAFWARAERIWDATYEPFLASTLDGPRTLARYATRTTDLLTIAPGRSLRGLARAYLRDKRLRQFVERYATYTGSDPRRAPAALASVPFAELKYGGWYVRGGLRTLADALLDRCTEHKVTIRTGTEVTRITANGAGVTGVELADGAHLPADVVVANADAAHVYSDLIRVPSAARRLRRTTPSLSGFVVLLGVRGRTPGLAHHTVLFPPGDLPGSYDAEFDHVFGDPGRPVPDPTLYLSVPDDPAVRPDGHEAWFVLVNAARQGVGRGAVDWRTPGLAERYADLLVRRLAERGYDLSDRIVFREIRTPADLEARTHAVGGAIYGTSSNGASAAFLRPGNRSAVPGLFLVGGSSHPGGGLPLVTLSAQTVAGLIGPA, via the coding sequence GTGGCTGATGTCGTGGTGGTCGGAGCCGGAGTCGGTGGGCTGGCTGCGGCCGCCCGGCTGGCGGTCGGTGGACATCGGGTCACGGTGTGCGAGCGTGCCGACGAGGTCGGCGGCAAGCTCGGGCTGCTGACCCGCGACGGGTTCCGCTTCGACACCGGTCCGAGCCTGGTCACGATGCCGCAGGTGTTCGCGGACTTCTTCCGGGAGACCGGCGATCCGCTCGAGTCGGTGCTCGATCTGGAGCCGCTCGACCCGATCGCGCACTACCGCTTCGGCGACGGTACCGAGCTGAGGTCCTGCGCCGACCCCTACGAGTTCCGCCGGCGGATCGACGACGCGTTCGGCGGCGGGGCCGGCCGCGACTGGGCGGCGTTCTGGGCCCGCGCCGAACGCATCTGGGACGCCACCTACGAACCGTTCCTGGCCTCGACCCTGGACGGCCCCCGCACGCTGGCCCGCTACGCGACGCGCACGACCGACCTGCTGACGATCGCGCCCGGCCGCTCGCTGCGCGGGCTGGCCCGGGCCTACCTCCGCGACAAGCGCCTGCGCCAGTTCGTCGAGCGCTACGCGACCTACACCGGGTCCGACCCCCGCCGGGCACCGGCCGCGCTCGCCTCGGTGCCGTTCGCCGAGCTGAAGTACGGCGGCTGGTACGTGCGTGGCGGGCTGCGCACGCTCGCCGACGCGCTGCTCGATCGCTGCACCGAGCACAAGGTCACGATCCGCACCGGCACCGAGGTCACCCGCATCACCGCGAACGGCGCCGGGGTGACCGGGGTCGAGCTGGCCGACGGCGCTCACCTGCCGGCCGACGTGGTCGTGGCCAACGCGGACGCCGCACACGTCTACTCGGACCTGATCAGGGTGCCCTCGGCGGCCCGGCGGCTGCGGCGCACCACCCCGTCGCTCTCCGGCTTCGTGGTGCTGCTCGGAGTGCGCGGGCGGACGCCCGGCCTGGCCCACCACACGGTGCTGTTCCCGCCGGGTGACCTGCCCGGCAGCTACGACGCCGAGTTCGACCACGTCTTCGGCGACCCGGGCCGTCCGGTCCCGGACCCCACGCTCTACCTCTCGGTACCCGACGATCCCGCCGTGCGGCCCGACGGGCACGAGGCGTGGTTCGTGCTGGTGAACGCCGCGCGGCAGGGCGTCGGTAGGGGCGCGGTGGACTGGCGGACGCCGGGCCTGGCCGAGCGGTACGCGGACCTGCTGGTGCGACGCCTGGCCGAGCGGGGGTACGACCTGTCCGACCGCATCGTGTTCCGCGAGATCCGCACGCCCGCCGACCTCGAGGCGCGGACGCACGCGGTCGGCGGCGCGATCTACGGCACGTCGAGCAACGGCGCGAGCGCGGCGTTCCTGCGCCCGGGTAACCGCAGCGCCGTCCCCGGGCTGTTCCTGGTCGGCGGGAGCTCCCACCCCGGCGGCGGCCTTCCCCTGGTGACGCTCTCGGCTCAGACCGTCGCGGGGCTGATCGGACCGGCCTAG